One segment of Nyctibius grandis isolate bNycGra1 chromosome 11, bNycGra1.pri, whole genome shotgun sequence DNA contains the following:
- the CORO2B gene encoding coronin-2B codes for MSWRPQYRSSKFRNVYGKVASREHCFDGVPITKNVHDNHFCAVNARFLAIVTESAGGGSFLVIPLEQTGRIEPNYPKVCGHQGNVLDIKWNPFIENIIASCSEDTSVRIWEIPEGGLKRNMTEAVLELYGHSRRVGLVEWHPTTNNILFSAGYDYKVLIWNLDIGEPVKMIDCHTDVILCMSFNTDGSLLATTCKDKKLRVVEPRSGRVLQEASCKNHRVNRVVFLGSTKRLLTTGVSRWNTRQIALWDQEDLSMPLIEEEIDGLSGLLFPFYDADTHMLYLAGKGDGNIRYYEIGSEKPYLSYLMEFRSPAPQKGLGVMPKHGLDVSACEVFRFYKLVTLKGLIEPISMIVPRRSETYQEDIYPMTPGTEPALTPDEWLSGVNRDPILMSLKEGYKRTSKIVFKAPVKEKRSVVVNGIDLLENVPPRTENELLRMFFRQQDEIRRLKDELSQKDIRLRQLQLELKNLRNSPKNN; via the exons ATGTCATGGCGCCCGCAGTACCGCAGCTCCAAGTTTCGGAACGTCTACGGGAAGGTGGCGAGCCGGGAGCACTGCTTCGACGGCGTCCCCATCACCAAGAACGTCCACGACAACCACTTCTGCGCCGTCAACGCCCGCTTCCTCGCCATCGTGACGGAGAGCGCCGGCGGGGGCTCCTTCCTCGTCATCCCCCTCGAGCAG acaGGTCGGATCGAACCAAACTACCCCAAAGTCTGCGGTCACCAGGGCAATGTGCTGGACATCAAGTGGAATCCCTTCATTGAGAACATCATCGCGTCGTGCTCTGAAGACACCTCG GTGCGGATCTGGGAGATCCCCGAGGGCGGCCTGAAGAGGAACATGACGGAGGCCGTCCTGGAGCTGTACGGGCACAGCCGGCGCGTGGGCCTCGTCGAGTGGCACCCCACCACCAACAACATCCTCTTCAGCGCCGGCTACGACTACAAG GTCCTCATCTGGAACCTGGACATCGGGGAGCCCGTGAAGATGATCGACTGCCACACAGACGTCATCCTCTGCATGTCATTCAACACCGACGGCAGCCTCCTGGCCACCACCTGCAAGGACAAGAAGCTGCGGGTCGTGGAGCCGCGCTCGGGCAGGGTCCTGCAG GAGGCCAGCTGCAAGAACCACCGCGTCAACCGCGTGGTCTTCCTGGGCAGCACGAAGCGGCTGCTGACGACGGGGGTGTCGCGCTGGAACACGCGGCAGATCGCGCTGTGGGACCAG GAAGATCTGTCCATGCCCCTGATAGAGGAGGAGATCGACGGGCTCTCGggtctcctcttccccttctacGACGCCGACACGCACATGCTGTACCTGGCTGGCAAG GGCGACGGCAACATTCGGTACTACGAGATCGGCTCGGAAAAGCCCTACTTGAGTTACCTGATGGAGTTTcgctccccggccccgcagaAAGGACTGG GGGTGATGCCGAAGCACGGGCTGGACGTGTCGGCCTGCGAGGTCTTTCGGTTCTACAAGCTCGTCACCCTCAAGGGGCTCATCGAACCCATCTCGATGATCGTGCCGAGGAGG TCAGAAACGTACCAAGAGGACATTTACCCGATGACTCCGGGTACGGAGCCAGCCCTCACGCCCGATGAATGGCTGAGCGGGGTGAACAGAG ATCCCATCCTGATGTCGCTGAAGGAAGGCTACAAGAGGACATCCAAAATCGTCTTCAAGGCTCCagtgaaggagaagaggagCGTGGTGGTGAACGGCATCGACCTGCTGGAGAACGTGCCGCCGCGCACGGAGAACGAG ctCCTCCGCATGTTCTTCCGGCAGCAGGACGAGATCCGGCGGCTGAAGGACGAGCTCTCGCAGAAGGACATACGGCTGcgccagctgcagctggagctgaagaaCCTGCGCAACAGCCCCAAGAATAATTAA